The following are from one region of the Rosettibacter firmus genome:
- a CDS encoding GH92 family glycosyl hydrolase, producing MNRIKFILIFISIITFNNYGQQRLTDYVNPFIGTDAHGHTFPGASLPFGMVQLSPDTDTEGWDWCSGYHYSDNSIIGFSHTHLSGTGCGDYGDILFMPITGELKIEPGKKEDPDSGYRSRFKHENEIAKPGYYSVFLDDYKIKVELTTTLRAGFHKYIFPESNKSYILVDLIHGIQDKTVESKIEIINNNTIQGYRKSSGWAKEHTVYFYAQFSKPFKSYGLINDNKIYKNLLKTIGNSVKAFFEYETKNNESILVKVGISHTSLDGAKKNLFKEIPHWNFESIRKNADDEWNKQLSSILVEDKDARKKTIFYTALYHAFLSPNILSDVDGRYIGMDGKIHKAKNFNMYTVFSLWDTFRALHPLLTIVDKKRDADMIKSLLAKYDESGLLPVWELASNETGTMIGYHSIPVIADAYMKGIRNFDINKAYKAMKKSSMQNINGLDSYREMGYIPSDLEHESVSKTLEYAYDDWCIAQVAKALGYEKDYKYYIERSKYFMNLFDPSTKFFRPKKNGKWVEPFDPYQVSRDYTEANAWQYCFFVPHDINGLIKLMNGDKSFEQKLDELFSAENKLYGKYQPDITGLIGQYAHGNEPSHHIAYLYNYVAKPWKTQKLVNEILNKFYTDKPDGLIGNEDCGQMSAWYIFSSIGFYPVCPGDNKYIIGTPSFDKVTIKVDDNKFFTIIAKNLSDKNYYISKVHLNNNDYSYSYINHKDLVKGGNIIFEMNSLPSKWASEKQYSPESFVNLEFVPVPYLVTGEKVFKDSTIVKLSSIEDCDIYYSFNDKDPLKYGVKYTQPVSVKDNSSINFVCYKNQKFSKPVKSLFYKIPENWSIKYNTKYSNSYTGGGFWGLIDGIKGTENFNSDAWQGYEGDDLDVIIDLGKTTEISYISSSYLQKIGSWIFYPTSVEYYISNDGKSYSKIFDVEVGVGNKIDGIKNIETKLEKVTTRFIRVFAKNIGVCPDWHIGSGKKAWLFIDEITIK from the coding sequence ATGAATAGAATAAAATTTATTCTAATTTTTATATCGATTATAACTTTTAATAATTATGGTCAACAAAGATTGACTGATTATGTTAATCCTTTTATTGGGACTGATGCTCATGGACATACATTCCCGGGTGCTTCGTTACCATTTGGTATGGTACAATTAAGTCCAGATACCGATACAGAAGGTTGGGATTGGTGTTCAGGATATCATTATTCTGATAATTCAATTATTGGCTTTTCTCATACACATCTAAGTGGTACAGGATGCGGTGATTATGGCGATATTTTGTTTATGCCTATTACTGGTGAATTAAAAATAGAACCTGGTAAAAAAGAAGATCCGGATTCAGGTTATCGTTCAAGATTTAAACACGAAAATGAAATTGCTAAACCTGGATATTATTCAGTATTTCTTGACGATTACAAAATCAAAGTTGAATTAACAACTACTTTACGAGCTGGATTTCATAAATATATTTTCCCTGAATCAAACAAATCTTACATTCTTGTAGATCTGATTCATGGTATACAGGATAAAACTGTAGAATCGAAAATCGAAATTATTAATAATAATACAATACAGGGATACAGAAAATCATCAGGCTGGGCTAAAGAACACACAGTCTATTTTTATGCTCAATTTTCAAAACCTTTTAAATCATATGGATTGATTAATGATAATAAAATCTATAAGAACTTATTAAAAACAATCGGTAATTCTGTAAAAGCTTTTTTTGAATATGAAACTAAAAATAATGAATCAATTTTGGTTAAAGTTGGAATTTCTCATACAAGTCTTGATGGTGCAAAGAAAAATTTATTTAAAGAAATACCACACTGGAATTTTGAATCAATAAGAAAAAATGCTGATGATGAATGGAATAAACAATTGTCTTCAATTTTAGTTGAAGATAAGGATGCAAGAAAAAAGACAATTTTTTATACTGCACTGTATCATGCCTTCTTAAGTCCAAATATTTTATCCGATGTTGATGGTAGATATATCGGGATGGATGGTAAAATACATAAAGCAAAAAATTTTAATATGTATACAGTTTTTTCTTTGTGGGATACTTTTAGAGCATTGCATCCTTTGTTAACAATTGTTGATAAAAAACGGGATGCAGATATGATTAAATCGCTACTGGCAAAATATGATGAGAGTGGTCTTTTACCTGTGTGGGAATTAGCCTCTAACGAAACTGGAACAATGATTGGCTATCATTCAATTCCGGTTATTGCCGATGCTTATATGAAAGGAATTAGAAATTTTGATATTAATAAAGCTTACAAAGCGATGAAAAAGAGTTCAATGCAAAATATTAATGGACTGGATTCATACAGAGAAATGGGCTACATTCCTTCCGATTTAGAACACGAGAGTGTTTCAAAAACACTTGAATATGCTTATGATGATTGGTGTATAGCTCAAGTAGCTAAAGCTCTTGGATATGAAAAAGATTATAAATATTACATTGAACGCTCAAAGTATTTTATGAATTTATTTGATCCATCAACTAAATTCTTTAGACCAAAGAAAAATGGTAAATGGGTTGAACCTTTTGATCCTTATCAGGTAAGCAGAGATTATACAGAAGCAAATGCCTGGCAATATTGCTTTTTTGTTCCACATGATATAAATGGTTTAATTAAATTGATGAACGGAGACAAAAGTTTTGAACAAAAATTAGATGAACTTTTTTCTGCAGAAAATAAATTATATGGAAAGTATCAACCTGATATTACTGGATTAATCGGTCAATATGCACATGGAAATGAACCAAGTCATCACATTGCTTATCTTTATAATTATGTTGCAAAACCATGGAAAACTCAAAAGCTGGTCAATGAAATTCTTAATAAGTTTTATACAGATAAACCTGATGGCCTAATTGGTAACGAAGATTGTGGTCAGATGTCTGCATGGTATATTTTTAGTTCAATTGGATTTTATCCTGTCTGTCCAGGAGATAATAAATATATTATTGGTACACCAAGCTTTGATAAAGTTACTATAAAAGTTGATGACAATAAATTCTTTACAATAATTGCAAAAAATTTATCCGATAAAAATTATTATATTAGCAAAGTGCACTTAAATAATAATGATTATTCATATTCATATATAAATCATAAAGATTTAGTAAAAGGAGGAAATATCATTTTCGAGATGAATTCTCTTCCTTCAAAGTGGGCTTCAGAAAAACAATATTCTCCCGAATCGTTTGTAAATCTGGAGTTCGTGCCAGTTCCATACCTTGTAACAGGAGAAAAAGTCTTCAAGGATTCTACTATAGTAAAACTATCATCAATTGAAGATTGTGATATTTATTATTCTTTTAATGATAAAGATCCATTAAAATATGGTGTAAAATATACACAGCCTGTTTCAGTCAAAGATAATTCTTCAATTAATTTTGTTTGTTATAAAAATCAAAAATTTAGTAAGCCAGTAAAAAGCCTGTTTTATAAAATTCCAGAAAACTGGTCAATTAAATACAACACAAAATATAGTAATTCTTATACTGGTGGAGGTTTCTGGGGATTAATTGATGGTATTAAAGGTACAGAAAATTTTAATTCAGATGCATGGCAGGGTTATGAGGGGGACGATTTAGATGTTATTATCGATTTAGGAAAAACTACAGAAATTAGTTATATAAGTTCATCCTATCTACAAAAAATAGGTTCATGGATTTTTTATCCAACGAGTGTAGAATATTATATTTCAAATGATGGGAAAAGCTATTCAAAGATTTTTGATGTTGAAGTTGGTGTTGGAAATAAAATTGATGGAATAAAAAATATTGAAACAAAATTAGAAAAAGTTACTACTCGATTTATTCGTGTCTTTGCAAAAAATATTGGAGTTTGTCCAGATTGGCACATCGGTTCAGGCAAGAAAGCCTGGTTATTTATCGATGAAATTACTATTAAATAA
- a CDS encoding prolyl oligopeptidase family serine peptidase, which translates to MRVKLIFINIILLLFFINSLSQQKDTLVLKEGLVIKLPASVRNNILAPNPIVSSIELDKWKTPQEGNLVQFDKGLLKKWEVIKADNSGWFKSDSLRNAYVYIEYNSNKRQIVLLEAMGNEMVYVNGSPYSGNPYRYKDTYESWEPRFDYSLIPVLLNKGNNQFVFECNRGVLKAKLHFEVPELILNEFDFTLPDIIINQKVETYGAVSIINSSEKYYQNLFFKVYSSNNTPVYTQVENLNPLSIYKAPFKIILPAQTKKGEIDLNIELIQKEKNEEKILTSIKTKLKVVEPNETHKETFISKLDNSVQYYGVNPPQNLQSKPALFLSLHGAGVEAINQAHSYGHKNWGYIVAPTNRRPYGFNWENWGRIDALEVLELAIKKFNIDENRIYLTGHSMGGHGTWHLAVNYPDKFAAIGPSAGWISIWSYRIRSMIDTTKVKEMLLRSARQSDTYKFATNLKQNGIYVIHGDADDNVPIQQAQSMVDVLSKFHKDYEFHIEKGAGHWWDNSDEDGADCVDWLPMFDFFARHSIPGKDKIKSISFITNNPAISYKNNWVEIINQKIQQEESKIDIRLEYGKKKFAGSTSNIELLALDLSMLPDGEKFSIELDNQLIANIKVPDSKKIYLKNQDGKWLLCDKPSKINKYPQRLGNIREVLNNDVVFVYGTHGNNEENKWAFEKARYDAEKLWYQGNASIEVIKDDDFDPAKFKDRNVVLFGNKNTNSAWKLLLDESPIQVLNGKIIIGKKEYKGKNIACLMIRPRKDSEIASVAVISGTGYSGMKLSNFSPYHHPYVSLPDVVIYDDEITVSDEAGVKFTGYFGNDWSLEKGEFINNFRN; encoded by the coding sequence ATGAGAGTCAAACTAATTTTTATCAATATTATTTTATTATTATTCTTTATTAATTCATTAAGTCAACAAAAAGATACTTTAGTTCTTAAAGAGGGACTTGTAATAAAACTTCCTGCTTCTGTAAGAAATAATATTCTGGCTCCAAATCCAATTGTATCATCTATCGAACTGGATAAATGGAAAACTCCACAGGAAGGAAATTTAGTTCAGTTCGATAAAGGTCTATTAAAAAAATGGGAAGTGATTAAAGCTGATAATTCAGGTTGGTTTAAAAGTGATTCTTTAAGAAATGCTTATGTTTATATCGAATATAATTCAAATAAAAGGCAAATTGTTCTTCTTGAAGCAATGGGAAATGAAATGGTTTATGTGAATGGATCTCCTTATTCAGGAAATCCTTATCGTTACAAAGACACTTATGAATCATGGGAACCAAGATTTGATTATTCATTAATTCCTGTTCTTCTAAATAAAGGGAATAATCAATTTGTTTTTGAATGTAATCGAGGTGTTTTAAAAGCAAAATTACATTTTGAAGTTCCTGAATTAATCTTGAATGAATTTGATTTTACACTTCCAGATATTATAATTAATCAGAAAGTTGAAACTTATGGAGCTGTATCAATAATTAATTCTTCTGAAAAATATTACCAGAATTTGTTTTTTAAAGTTTATTCATCTAATAATACACCAGTCTATACACAGGTAGAAAATCTTAATCCACTATCAATTTATAAAGCTCCATTTAAAATAATTTTACCAGCACAAACTAAAAAAGGTGAAATTGATTTAAATATAGAACTTATTCAAAAAGAGAAGAATGAAGAAAAAATATTAACTTCAATAAAAACAAAATTAAAAGTTGTTGAACCAAACGAAACTCACAAAGAAACCTTCATTAGTAAGCTTGATAATAGTGTTCAATATTATGGTGTAAATCCACCACAAAATTTACAGAGTAAACCAGCTTTATTTTTAAGTTTACATGGTGCTGGTGTTGAAGCTATTAATCAAGCACATTCTTATGGTCATAAAAATTGGGGTTATATTGTTGCTCCAACTAACCGAAGACCTTATGGATTTAATTGGGAAAATTGGGGACGAATAGACGCACTCGAAGTATTAGAACTTGCTATAAAAAAATTTAATATTGATGAAAATAGAATTTATTTAACTGGTCATTCAATGGGTGGACATGGAACATGGCATCTTGCTGTGAATTATCCAGATAAATTTGCTGCTATTGGTCCAAGTGCTGGCTGGATTAGTATCTGGTCGTATCGAATTAGAAGTATGATAGATACAACTAAAGTTAAAGAAATGTTATTGAGATCTGCAAGACAAAGCGATACTTACAAGTTTGCAACAAACCTGAAACAAAATGGAATTTATGTAATTCATGGCGATGCAGATGATAATGTTCCAATTCAGCAAGCTCAATCTATGGTTGATGTACTCTCTAAATTTCATAAAGATTATGAATTTCATATTGAAAAAGGTGCAGGCCACTGGTGGGATAATTCAGATGAAGATGGGGCTGATTGTGTTGATTGGCTTCCAATGTTTGATTTCTTTGCACGGCATTCTATACCAGGAAAAGATAAAATTAAATCGATAAGTTTTATTACAAATAATCCTGCTATATCATATAAAAATAACTGGGTGGAAATAATTAATCAGAAAATACAACAGGAAGAATCTAAGATCGATATCAGATTAGAATACGGTAAAAAGAAATTTGCTGGCTCTACTTCCAATATTGAACTTCTTGCTTTAGATTTATCAATGCTGCCAGATGGTGAAAAATTTTCTATTGAATTAGATAACCAGTTAATTGCAAATATTAAAGTTCCTGATTCAAAGAAGATTTATTTGAAAAATCAAGATGGTAAATGGTTACTTTGTGATAAACCATCAAAAATTAATAAGTATCCACAAAGATTGGGAAATATTAGAGAAGTATTAAATAATGATGTAGTTTTTGTTTATGGTACTCACGGCAATAATGAAGAAAATAAGTGGGCTTTTGAAAAAGCAAGATACGATGCAGAAAAACTCTGGTATCAAGGGAATGCATCTATAGAAGTTATAAAAGATGATGATTTTGATCCAGCAAAATTTAAAGATAGAAATGTAGTTCTCTTTGGAAATAAAAATACTAATTCTGCATGGAAACTTTTACTTGATGAATCACCAATACAGGTTCTTAATGGAAAAATTATTATTGGTAAAAAAGAATATAAAGGAAAAAATATTGCATGTTTAATGATAAGACCAAGAAAAGACAGTGAAATAGCAAGTGTTGCAGTAATATCTGGTACGGGTTACTCAGGAATGAAATTATCAAATTTTTCTCCTTACCATCATCCTTATGTTAGTTTACCTGATGTTGTAATATATGATGATGAAATAACAGTTTCTGACGAAGCTGGGGTTAAGTTTACTGGATATTTTGGAAACGATTGGAGTTTAGAAAAAGGAGAATTCATAAATAATTTCAGGAATTGA
- a CDS encoding sodium:solute symporter family protein translates to MGITFLEVLIVLLFLSVLFYGVYIGKKYLLSVADFLSAGRSAGRYMITVSQGMAAIGAITIVGQWEMNYVAGFCLRWWEFSMAVVLLIITVTGWIIYRFRQTRALTVAQFLEMRYSRKFRIFAGILAFISGLLNFGIFPSVSARFIIYYCGLPLSLNIAGFEISTYPLVMIGFLSISLYFVFAGGQISIIITEFIQGVLSNLTFIAIIVFSLLLVNWDQIYQAVTSVPENASLINPYKTSEVPDFNFWYFLINVAGVIYAKMSWQGSQGFYSSAKSAHEAKMGEVLSNLRDIPKWLFLVFIPVVAFTILHHVDFQNVTNNVNQTLSTINNEAVKNQLRIPLVLSKVLPVYLRGALLAVMIMATIGTHSSYMHSWGSIFIQDVLMPFRNKSFTPEQHLKLLRYAILGVCIFIFIFSLVFPMTDYIFLYFAITAAIFVGGSGAVIIGGLYWKRGTTAAAWSALIVGSITAVTGIILQQIYPDFPINGQYFWGIAMGLSSLVYVLVSLLGKKSEFNMDKMLHRGQYAIKEETVIVNEVPLKGWRILGIGKEFTKGDKIIYVISYVWTFIWVAIFIIGTIINLTNDVPDSSWMAFWRFYVISNLIVSFIIIIWFLVGGLKDFKDMMNRLKNMVRDHLDNGTVRKNYND, encoded by the coding sequence ATGGGGATCACATTTCTTGAAGTATTAATCGTTCTACTCTTTTTAAGTGTTTTATTTTATGGAGTTTATATTGGTAAAAAATATCTTCTAAGTGTTGCTGATTTTTTATCTGCTGGACGCTCTGCTGGAAGGTATATGATTACTGTTTCACAGGGGATGGCTGCTATTGGGGCTATTACTATAGTGGGTCAATGGGAAATGAATTATGTCGCTGGTTTTTGTCTTAGATGGTGGGAATTTTCAATGGCTGTTGTTTTATTGATAATTACTGTTACTGGCTGGATAATCTATCGATTTCGCCAGACTCGTGCTTTAACTGTAGCTCAATTTCTTGAAATGCGTTATAGCAGAAAATTTAGAATATTTGCCGGTATTTTAGCTTTTATTTCCGGTCTCCTAAATTTTGGAATATTTCCTTCTGTTAGTGCCAGATTTATTATTTATTATTGTGGTCTTCCTTTATCATTAAATATTGCCGGTTTTGAAATTTCTACATATCCACTCGTAATGATTGGCTTCCTGTCAATTTCACTTTATTTCGTTTTTGCTGGTGGTCAGATATCAATAATTATAACTGAATTTATTCAGGGTGTTCTATCAAATCTTACTTTTATTGCAATTATTGTATTCAGTCTTCTACTTGTAAACTGGGACCAAATATATCAAGCTGTAACTTCGGTGCCCGAAAATGCATCTTTAATAAATCCATACAAAACGAGTGAAGTCCCAGATTTTAATTTCTGGTATTTTTTAATAAATGTAGCTGGAGTAATTTATGCAAAGATGTCCTGGCAGGGTTCTCAAGGATTTTATTCTTCTGCAAAAAGTGCTCACGAAGCTAAAATGGGTGAAGTATTAAGCAACTTGCGAGATATTCCTAAATGGTTATTTCTTGTCTTTATACCTGTAGTAGCTTTTACAATTCTTCATCATGTTGATTTTCAAAATGTTACTAATAATGTAAATCAAACACTTTCTACAATTAATAATGAAGCTGTTAAAAATCAATTAAGGATTCCTTTGGTTCTCTCTAAAGTTTTACCAGTTTATTTAAGGGGTGCTTTGCTTGCTGTAATGATAATGGCTACTATTGGGACTCATAGTTCTTACATGCATTCATGGGGCAGTATTTTTATTCAGGATGTTTTAATGCCTTTTAGAAATAAATCTTTTACACCTGAACAACACTTGAAACTATTGAGATATGCTATTCTGGGTGTTTGCATATTCATTTTTATATTTAGCTTGGTTTTCCCTATGACAGATTATATCTTTTTATATTTTGCAATAACAGCAGCTATTTTCGTTGGTGGTTCTGGTGCTGTAATTATTGGGGGTTTATACTGGAAAAGAGGAACAACTGCTGCAGCATGGTCTGCTTTAATTGTGGGCTCTATTACAGCTGTTACTGGAATAATACTTCAACAAATTTATCCTGATTTCCCGATCAATGGTCAATACTTTTGGGGAATTGCAATGGGTTTGTCTTCTCTTGTATATGTTTTAGTCTCTTTACTCGGTAAAAAAAGTGAATTTAATATGGATAAAATGTTGCATAGAGGTCAATATGCAATTAAAGAAGAAACTGTAATTGTTAATGAGGTACCTCTCAAAGGATGGAGAATTCTGGGTATTGGAAAAGAATTTACAAAAGGGGATAAAATTATTTATGTGATCTCTTATGTATGGACTTTTATCTGGGTAGCTATTTTTATAATTGGCACTATTATTAATCTAACAAATGATGTTCCTGACTCTTCATGGATGGCATTCTGGAGATTCTATGTTATATCTAACCTTATAGTATCATTTATAATTATTATTTGGTTTTTAGTAGGTGGATTAAAAGATTTTAAAGATATGATGAATAGACTTAAAAATATGGTAAGAGATCATCTTGATAATGGAACTGTAAGAAAAAATTATAACGATTAA
- a CDS encoding glycoside hydrolase family 20 protein, translating into MYKFITFITFITLSFLNYIVKADSKSINLIPLPQKVDIQKGEFILESNTKLICNNNTLANYFIQKIQEFTGITIKPDNTNPINKIVLELDNSIKPENKEAYILSITEKEIKIISSDYEGIFRGMQTLFQLIPYEYKIRKDGSPVKLISCIIEDEPRFKWRGLNLDCSRHFMTKDFIKRYIDILAYYKFNTLHWHLTDDQGWRIEIKKYPKLTEIGAWRKEADGSIYGGYYTQEDIKEIIDYAKSRFINIVPEIEMPGHCLASLAAYPENSCTGGPFEVTNLWGVMKDVYCAGRDSTFYFLQDILDEVIQLFPGEYIHIGGDEVLKDRWKECPRCQLRIKQEGLKDEHELQSYFIQRIVNYLQSKNKKAIGWDEILEGGLAKGAIVQSWRGYKGAIDAAKLKHFTICSPTSHTYLNYDPDNLDLQIAYSFEPVPDELNDEEKKFILGGEANLWTEYAPQETVDSKLFPRILALSEVFWTLPENKNYENFYNRLQTTYSDLNALGIQYGRESKIITYNIDYNDSRNNFILTLKPNQKNLQIRYSLNGNTLDSNSPLYKDPIIINKSTKVTVGGFLDGHYINKKIEFSFAFHKALKGKVNYINKYDLRYRANEEKTLTDGIVGTIDFHDGLWQGFEGEDFEVIIDLNSEKEITKVVPRFFLNVNSWIFLPSKVEISLSKDGINFENKKLIINEIPQKTSEILIKDFVADYNKVKARYIKVFAENIKKCPDWHPGAGDKTWLFIDEIIVE; encoded by the coding sequence ATGTATAAGTTTATCACATTCATAACATTTATAACTTTATCTTTCCTGAATTATATAGTAAAAGCTGATAGTAAAAGTATTAATCTCATCCCTTTACCACAAAAAGTTGATATTCAAAAAGGAGAATTCATTCTTGAAAGCAACACTAAGTTAATTTGCAATAACAATACACTTGCTAACTACTTTATCCAGAAAATTCAAGAATTTACCGGAATCACAATTAAACCTGATAACACCAATCCAATTAATAAAATTGTTCTGGAATTAGATAATTCAATAAAACCAGAAAATAAAGAAGCATATATTTTATCGATTACAGAAAAAGAGATTAAAATCATTTCTTCAGATTATGAAGGCATATTTAGAGGGATGCAAACTTTATTTCAATTAATTCCTTATGAATATAAAATCCGAAAAGATGGAAGTCCAGTTAAACTAATTTCATGTATAATTGAAGACGAACCAAGATTTAAATGGAGAGGATTAAATCTGGATTGCAGTCGTCACTTTATGACAAAAGACTTTATTAAAAGATATATCGACATTCTTGCATATTACAAATTCAATACCTTACACTGGCATTTAACTGATGACCAGGGATGGAGAATTGAAATTAAAAAGTATCCAAAACTAACTGAAATAGGTGCATGGAGAAAAGAAGCTGATGGCTCTATTTATGGAGGTTATTATACTCAAGAAGATATAAAAGAAATAATTGATTATGCAAAAAGCAGATTTATTAATATAGTTCCTGAAATTGAAATGCCGGGACATTGTCTTGCATCATTAGCTGCGTATCCCGAAAACTCCTGCACTGGTGGTCCTTTTGAAGTTACTAATCTTTGGGGCGTTATGAAAGATGTTTATTGTGCAGGAAGAGATTCGACATTTTATTTTTTACAGGATATTCTTGATGAAGTCATTCAATTATTCCCCGGTGAATATATTCATATTGGTGGCGACGAAGTTTTAAAAGATAGATGGAAAGAATGCCCGAGATGTCAATTAAGAATAAAACAGGAAGGACTTAAAGATGAACATGAACTTCAAAGTTATTTTATTCAACGAATTGTAAATTATCTTCAATCAAAAAATAAAAAAGCAATTGGCTGGGATGAAATTCTCGAAGGTGGTCTTGCAAAAGGTGCTATAGTCCAATCATGGCGTGGATATAAAGGAGCGATTGATGCAGCTAAATTAAAACACTTTACAATTTGCTCTCCTACTTCACATACTTATTTAAATTACGATCCAGATAATCTTGATTTGCAAATTGCTTATTCATTTGAACCTGTACCTGATGAACTAAATGATGAAGAAAAAAAATTTATACTCGGTGGCGAAGCAAATTTATGGACTGAATATGCTCCACAAGAAACTGTCGATAGTAAATTATTCCCAAGAATATTAGCACTTTCAGAAGTTTTCTGGACTTTACCAGAAAATAAAAATTATGAGAATTTTTACAATCGTCTCCAAACTACATACTCAGATTTAAATGCTCTGGGCATCCAATACGGAAGAGAATCAAAAATCATTACATACAATATTGATTATAATGATTCAAGAAATAATTTTATCCTTACATTAAAACCAAATCAAAAAAATCTTCAGATAAGATACTCACTTAATGGTAATACTCTGGATTCAAATTCACCACTTTATAAAGATCCTATAATTATTAATAAATCAACTAAAGTAACTGTTGGTGGATTTTTAGATGGTCATTATATCAATAAAAAAATTGAATTCTCATTTGCATTTCATAAAGCACTGAAAGGAAAAGTAAATTACATTAATAAATATGACTTAAGATATAGAGCAAACGAAGAGAAAACTTTAACTGATGGCATCGTTGGAACAATTGATTTTCATGATGGTCTATGGCAGGGATTTGAAGGAGAAGATTTCGAAGTGATTATAGATTTAAATTCAGAAAAAGAAATTACTAAAGTTGTACCAAGATTTTTCTTAAATGTAAACTCATGGATCTTTCTTCCCAGTAAAGTAGAAATTTCTCTTTCAAAAGATGGGATTAATTTTGAAAATAAGAAGTTAATTATAAATGAAATCCCGCAAAAAACTTCTGAAATTTTAATAAAAGATTTTGTTGCAGATTATAATAAAGTAAAAGCAAGATATATAAAAGTATTTGCTGAAAATATTAAGAAATGTCCCGACTGGCATCCAGGTGCTGGAGATAAAACCTGGCTTTTTATTGACGAAATTATTGTAGAATAA